In Rhodanobacteraceae bacterium, a single window of DNA contains:
- a CDS encoding insulinase family protein, which yields MTRTLIALLIGALLSPVAQANTALPKDLPPYGADKPLPVPEISQTTLDNGLSVWVVPREGIPRVDFVLSFKGAGLAADEASMPGFASTLASMLNEGTEKRSSREIAETAQSYGGSVGAYASNDGLTVAANALASQAEPMLALLAEVARTPSFPENEVTLAKANALQGLKAAEAQPGFRAERAISAAVYGDHPYARTQPTEASIEAITREQLQAAHAQRLRPDQALLVITGRIDAETALKYATEAFGDWKVEGKAAAAIPMARTQAKPSFVHLDRSGSVQSSVRIGSPSIPASHPDYVPLRLTSTILGGGFSSRLMQNLREDKGYTYGAGVGYRAGLSGGGMIASADVRNEVTGAAIGEFLHEYQRIGNEAVSADELQMNQRYVAGGYLISNQLQASVASTLASNWLVGLPPEFLGEYVPKIRAVDAKQVQAMGKKYFDPKAQSIIVVGDKSVVAELKEFGKFEEQ from the coding sequence ATGACCAGAACATTGATTGCATTGCTGATCGGCGCGCTGCTGAGCCCCGTGGCCCAGGCCAACACCGCGCTGCCCAAGGATCTGCCGCCCTACGGCGCCGACAAGCCGTTGCCGGTACCGGAGATTTCCCAGACCACGCTGGACAACGGCCTGAGCGTCTGGGTGGTGCCGCGCGAGGGCATTCCCCGGGTCGACTTCGTGCTCAGCTTCAAGGGCGCGGGTCTTGCCGCCGACGAGGCCTCGATGCCCGGTTTTGCCTCCACACTGGCCTCGATGCTCAACGAGGGCACCGAAAAACGCAGCTCGCGGGAAATTGCCGAAACCGCCCAGTCCTATGGCGGTTCGGTGGGCGCCTATGCCAGCAATGACGGCCTGACCGTGGCTGCCAACGCGCTGGCCTCGCAGGCCGAGCCGATGCTGGCACTGCTGGCCGAGGTCGCACGCACGCCGAGCTTTCCCGAGAACGAAGTCACCCTGGCCAAGGCCAATGCCCTGCAGGGCTTGAAAGCTGCCGAAGCGCAACCCGGTTTCCGTGCCGAGCGCGCCATCTCGGCCGCGGTCTATGGCGATCATCCCTACGCCCGCACCCAGCCGACCGAGGCCAGCATCGAGGCCATCACCCGCGAGCAGTTGCAGGCGGCCCACGCCCAGCGACTGCGTCCGGATCAGGCCTTGCTGGTGATCACCGGCCGCATCGATGCCGAGACAGCACTCAAATACGCCACCGAGGCTTTCGGCGACTGGAAGGTCGAGGGCAAGGCCGCTGCAGCCATTCCGATGGCCCGCACCCAGGCCAAGCCCTCCTTCGTGCATCTGGATCGCAGTGGCAGCGTGCAGTCCAGCGTGCGCATCGGCAGCCCGTCGATTCCTGCTTCGCATCCCGACTATGTCCCGCTGCGCCTGACCAGCACTATCCTCGGTGGCGGTTTCAGCAGCCGGCTGATGCAGAATCTGCGCGAGGACAAGGGCTATACCTATGGTGCTGGCGTCGGTTATCGCGCCGGGCTCTCGGGCGGCGGCATGATCGCCTCGGCCGATGTGCGCAATGAAGTCACCGGCGCTGCGATTGGAGAGTTCCTGCACGAATACCAGCGCATCGGCAACGAGGCGGTGAGCGCCGACGAACTGCAGATGAACCAGCGCTACGTTGCCGGTGGCTATCTGATCAGCAACCAGCTACAGGCCTCGGTGGCGTCCACACTCGCCAGCAACTGGCTGGTCGGCCTGCCGCCGGAATTCCTCGGCGAGTATGTGCCGAAGATCCGCGCCGTCGACGCCAAACAGGTGCAGGCCATGGGCAAGAAGTACTTCGACCCCAAGGCCCAATCGATCATTGTCGTCGGCGACAAGTCGGTGGTGGCCGAGCTCAAGGAATTCGGGAAATTCGAGGAGCAGTAG